In Silene latifolia isolate original U9 population chromosome X, ASM4854445v1, whole genome shotgun sequence, the following proteins share a genomic window:
- the LOC141620091 gene encoding uncharacterized protein LOC141620091, whose amino-acid sequence MSNNYREWPEKIPFALWGYRTSIRTATGATLYYLVYGMAAVQPVELEIPSLRILLESQVPEEDWVQERYDSLVMLDERRLNALYHVQLYQKRIERAFNKKVKPRGISEEDLVLKLVRAFLPIDPRGKFKSNWAGPYLVKNILSGGAVQLTELEGKDFTNPTNLDQLKKYYP is encoded by the coding sequence ATGTCTAACAACTATAGGGAGTGGCCAGAGAAgataccctttgcattatggggGTATAGAACTTCAATTAGAACAGCCACGGGTGCAACCCTGTACTACTTAGTTTATGGGATGGCAGCGGTCCAACCAGTTGAGCTGGAAATACCATCCCTAAGGATCCTACTAGAAAGCCAGGTTCCTGAAGAAGATTGGGTTCAAGAAAGATATGATTCACTAGTTATGCTCGACGAGCGGCGTTTGAACGCATTGTACCATGTCCAACTCTACCAAAAAAGGATAGAGAGAGCtttcaacaaaaaggtcaaaccaAGGGGAATTAGTGAGGAAGATCTGGTTCTCAAATTGGTTAGAGCTTTTTTACCTATTGATCCGAGGGGTAAATTCAAATCAAATTGGGCAGGCCCTTATTTGGTAAAGAATATTTTGTCGGGAGGCGCAGTTCAGTTGACGGAATTGGAAGGGAAGGACTTCACAAATCCTACGAATTTGGACcagctgaagaaatactatccttga
- the LOC141620092 gene encoding uncharacterized protein LOC141620092: MDPIKYLFEKPVLNGRISRWTLMLSEFDLKYVPLKVIKGRAVADFLADNPIEEIDVIDTWLFPNENLVHVENDIWDLYFDGASNYMGYRVGILLIWLTGEHVPVSIKLDFNVTNVAAKYEACLLGLRSALDLGLKKLLVHGDSSLVINQVGGSWKI; encoded by the coding sequence ATGGATCCGatcaagtacttgtttgaaaaaccagtgcTAAATGGAAGAATATCGAGATGGACCCTCATGttatcagagttcgatctcaaatatgtgcctTTGAAAGTgatcaagggaagggcggttgccgATTTCCTTGCCGACAACCCAATCGAAGAAATAGACGTCATTGACACTTGGTTATTTCCCAACGAAAACCTGGTACATGTCGAGAATGACATATGGGATTtatatttcgatggagcatcgaactatatgGGATATAGAGTGGGCATACTTCTTATCTGGCTAACAGGTGAACACGTGCCCGTGTCCATCAAACTGGATTTCAATGTCACAAACGTTGCCGCTAAATATGAAGCATGTTTGCTTGGTTTACGTAGTGCTCTAGACTTGGGTTTAAAGAAGTTGTTAGTACATGGAGACTCGTCCCTcgtgatcaatcaagtgggtgGGTCATGGAAAATTTAG